The window CACTGGCGCGTGCCCTGGACGAGGTGCGCGTCTTCACCGGCTGGGCGGTGGGCCACGCCTACGCCGTCTCTCCGGCCGACCGGGAGCTGCTGTTGTCCACGGGCCTCTGGTCCGTAGGCGAGCCCGGCGCGTTCCCGCTGCTGCGCGAGGTCACGGCCCGCACGCCGCTGCGGCGCGGCCAAGGCCTGGCGGGCCGCGTCCTGGCGGCGGGCGAGCCGGTGTGGATCGACGACGTGGAGAGCGACGCCGGGTTCTTGCGCCTCGCGGCCGGGACGCTGGGCGTGCGCGCCGCTTTCGCCTTCCCGGTGCGCGTGCGCAACGAGACGGTGGCGGTGCTGGAGTTCTTCTCCGAGCTGGCGGCGCCGCCCGACCCCGCGCTCCTGGACGTGGCCACCCAGGTGGGCACGCAGCTGGGCCGCGTGGTGGAGCGGGAGCGCGCCGCGCGCGCCCTTCACGCCAGCGAGGCGCGCGCCCGCCGCATCGTGGAGACGGCGCACGACGCCTTCGTGGGGGTCGGCGCCGGAGGCGAGATCACGGAGTGGAGCCCGCGCGCGCACGACGTGCTGGGGTGGACGCGGAACGAGGCCGTGGGCCGCTCGTTCGTGGACACGGTGGTGGCTCCGCGGCTGCGCGACGCGCAGCGGGCCGAGCTGGCGCGCCTTCTCGCCGCGGCGGACGAGGGCGAGGGGGGGGTGCGGATGGAGGTGGCGGTGCTGCACCGCGGCGGGCACGAGCTGGCCGCCGAGGCCAGCATCGCTCCCCTGCCCGAGGGCGGCGGTACCGTGCTGGGCATCTTCCTGCGCGACGTGAGCGAGCGCCGGGCCATGGAGGAGGCGCTGCGGGCCCGCGGCGAGCAGCTGGCCGCCGCGCAGGCGCTGGCCCGCACGGGGAGCTGGGAGTGGGAGGTGGATTCCGACCGGGTGGACGGCTCGGACGAGCTGTTCCGCGTGGCGGGCTGCGAGCGCCGCCCCCTGGCCCTGGCCGACGTGCTGCTGCACATCCACCCGGACGACGTGGGGCTGGTGCGGGCGTCGGTAGAGCAGGCGCGGCGCTCGGGCGAGCCCTTCACGCTGGACCACCGGCTGGTGCGTACCGGCGGCGAGGTGCGCGTGGTGCAGACGCGCGGCCGCGTGATCGGCGGCCCGGGTCCGCAGCGGATGATGGGCACCTGCCACGACGTCACCGAGCGGCGGCGCGCCGACGAGGAGCTGCGGCGGAGCCACGAGGCGCTGCGCGAGGCGCAGAAGATGGAGGCGGTGGGCCGGCTGGCCGGCGGGGTCGCGCACGACTTCAACAACCTGCTCACGGCCATCAAGGGCTACGCCGAGATGCTGCTGATGGACCTGGACGAGGGCAGCCCCCTGCGCGCCGACGTCCACGAGATCGCGCACTCGGCCGAGCGAGCGGCGGCGCTCACGCGGCAGCTGCTCACCTTCAGCCGGCGGCAGGTGGTGCAGCCGCGGGTGGTGGTGCTCAACGAGCAGGTGCGCCATGCCGAGGCCATGCTGCTGCGGCTGCTGGGCGACGAGGTGACGCTGGTGACGGAGCTGGAGCCCGCCGCGGGCTCCGTCCTCATCGACCCCGGCCAGGCCGACCAGGTGCTCGTGAACCTGGCGCTCAACGCCCGCGACGCCATGCCGGGCGGCGGCACCGTCACCGTCCGCACGGGCATGGCCGTGGGCCCGGAAGCCGACGCGGCGACGCACGGCTGCCGCGCTCCCGGCCCCTACTGCGTGCTGGAGGTGAGCGACACCGGCCGGGGGATGGACGAATCCACGCGCGCCCGCGTGTTCGAGCCCTTCTTCACCACCAAGGCCCGCGGCGAGGGCACGGGGATGGGGCTCGCCACGGTGTACGGCATCGTGGAGCAGGCGGGCGGCTGCATCCACGTGCGCAGCGAGCCGGGCCGCGGCAGCACCTTCCGCGTGTACCTGCCCGTGGCGGACCGCGACGACGCGGACGGCGAGGTGGATGGCGGCGTGCCCGGCCCCAGCCGCGCCGCCGCGCCGGCTGCGTCCGCCACCATCCTGGTCGCGGAAGACGAGGCGGCCGTGCGCAGCCTGGTCCGCCGCGTGCTCCAGCGCGAAGGCTACACCGTGCTGGAAGCGGCGGACGGGCGCGAGGGGCTGCGCGTGGCCCGCGAGCACGCGGGGCCCATCGACCTGGTGGTCACCGACGTGATCATGCCGGTGATGAGCGGCCGCGAGCTGGCAGATCAGCTGGCCGTCGCGCGTCCCGGCGTGCCCGTGCTGTTCATGTCCGGCTACACCGACAACGTGAT is drawn from Longimicrobiaceae bacterium and contains these coding sequences:
- a CDS encoding PAS domain S-box protein; amino-acid sequence: MNSPAAPQSLPVSPAEIELLRDLAEATRAEMEQRASAREAERRALATMRVLHAVAVAANEAVDVDAALARALDEVRVFTGWAVGHAYAVSPADRELLLSTGLWSVGEPGAFPLLREVTARTPLRRGQGLAGRVLAAGEPVWIDDVESDAGFLRLAAGTLGVRAAFAFPVRVRNETVAVLEFFSELAAPPDPALLDVATQVGTQLGRVVERERAARALHASEARARRIVETAHDAFVGVGAGGEITEWSPRAHDVLGWTRNEAVGRSFVDTVVAPRLRDAQRAELARLLAAADEGEGGVRMEVAVLHRGGHELAAEASIAPLPEGGGTVLGIFLRDVSERRAMEEALRARGEQLAAAQALARTGSWEWEVDSDRVDGSDELFRVAGCERRPLALADVLLHIHPDDVGLVRASVEQARRSGEPFTLDHRLVRTGGEVRVVQTRGRVIGGPGPQRMMGTCHDVTERRRADEELRRSHEALREAQKMEAVGRLAGGVAHDFNNLLTAIKGYAEMLLMDLDEGSPLRADVHEIAHSAERAAALTRQLLTFSRRQVVQPRVVVLNEQVRHAEAMLLRLLGDEVTLVTELEPAAGSVLIDPGQADQVLVNLALNARDAMPGGGTVTVRTGMAVGPEADAATHGCRAPGPYCVLEVSDTGRGMDESTRARVFEPFFTTKARGEGTGMGLATVYGIVEQAGGCIHVRSEPGRGSTFRVYLPVADRDDADGEVDGGVPGPSRAAAPAASATILVAEDEAAVRSLVRRVLQREGYTVLEAADGREGLRVAREHAGPIDLVVTDVIMPVMSGRELADQLAVARPGVPVLFMSGYTDNVIASRGDLEPGVAFLAKPFGPDELAARVRDILRSTAPSE